A genomic segment from Actinomadura hallensis encodes:
- a CDS encoding ABC transporter substrate-binding protein — protein sequence MHARTPWRLAGAVIAALVLVTSCGSSGSDPEPGDAATRTFEADNGRVTIPADPQRIVATGYAVPVLIEAGAKLVGISTWKRGLPLMSEEDRRTYDGLAKVAGETAAETNYEAVAKANPDLIVIGVPKPALGDLDMKRLESIAPVAVIGPTVPSAWRELSHRQADAAGRAEAVEKTKAAYEKKAGELKAKYRDALAGLKFGHVGAYGDISAGTFMREFGGSWGTNIAQDVGVNYYGEVEKKGGGAADVSEHPSIEELPESLGEADAITYTVEADGKPSPEVKYVLDSKLWKNLPAVKDGLTFPFRYTEAATYESALRTLDAIDEALAPLLDR from the coding sequence ATGCATGCTCGAACGCCCTGGAGGCTCGCCGGAGCGGTGATCGCCGCCCTCGTCCTCGTGACCTCCTGCGGCTCCTCCGGCTCGGACCCGGAGCCCGGCGACGCCGCGACCCGGACCTTCGAGGCCGACAACGGCAGGGTCACCATCCCCGCCGATCCGCAGCGGATCGTCGCCACCGGGTATGCGGTGCCGGTCCTGATCGAGGCCGGGGCGAAACTGGTCGGGATCTCCACCTGGAAGCGGGGCCTCCCGCTGATGAGCGAGGAGGACCGCAGGACCTACGACGGACTCGCCAAGGTCGCCGGGGAGACGGCCGCCGAGACCAACTACGAGGCCGTCGCCAAGGCGAACCCCGACCTCATCGTGATCGGTGTCCCCAAGCCCGCCCTGGGCGACCTCGACATGAAGCGCCTGGAGTCGATCGCGCCGGTCGCGGTCATCGGGCCGACCGTCCCGTCCGCGTGGCGCGAGCTGTCCCACCGGCAGGCCGACGCCGCCGGGAGGGCCGAGGCGGTGGAGAAGACGAAGGCCGCGTACGAGAAGAAGGCCGGGGAGCTCAAGGCCAAGTACCGTGACGCGCTCGCCGGGCTGAAGTTCGGGCACGTCGGCGCCTACGGCGACATCTCCGCCGGGACGTTCATGCGCGAGTTCGGCGGCTCGTGGGGCACCAACATCGCCCAGGACGTCGGCGTGAACTACTACGGCGAGGTCGAGAAGAAGGGCGGCGGCGCGGCCGACGTCAGCGAGCACCCCTCCATCGAGGAGCTGCCGGAGAGCCTCGGGGAGGCCGACGCCATCACCTACACCGTGGAGGCCGACGGCAAGCCCTCCCCCGAGGTGAAGTACGTCCTCGACTCCAAGCTGTGGAAGAACCTGCCCGCGGTCAAGGACGGACTGACCTTCCCGTTCCGCTACACCGAGGCGGCGACCTACGAGTCCGCCCTGCGGACGCTGGACGCGATCGACGAGGCGCTCGCGCCGCTGCTGGACCGATGA
- a CDS encoding siderophore-interacting protein produces MRIERHDPRGRVLEHHRTGAGIRRIGYPIGIRAVRVLRREQITPNMLRLTVGGPELDGFHTYQADDHVAIVFPDPDGTRRLPVPNADLELDWPRPLPPVRKYTIRRYDAAARELDLDFVLHPGGLASEWAASARPGEEVAIAGPPGAKAFPHNYDHYVFAVDATALPAAARWLEESPPDVSARLVIETADAADHAYPLAHRDGVEVTWLVRDGDRSPLADAVRSAGPPAGRTFLFAAGESGAIRPLRAWVREAGAANGMDALFTGYWKRGVAGLDED; encoded by the coding sequence TTGCGCATCGAACGCCACGACCCGCGCGGCCGCGTCCTGGAGCACCACCGGACGGGCGCCGGAATCCGCCGCATCGGGTACCCGATCGGCATCCGGGCCGTCCGAGTGCTGCGCCGCGAGCAGATCACGCCCAACATGCTGCGGCTGACGGTCGGTGGCCCGGAGCTGGACGGGTTCCACACCTACCAGGCCGACGACCACGTCGCGATCGTCTTCCCGGACCCGGACGGCACCCGCCGCCTGCCCGTCCCCAACGCCGACCTCGAACTGGACTGGCCGCGGCCGCTGCCGCCCGTCCGCAAGTACACGATCCGGCGCTACGACGCCGCGGCGCGGGAGCTCGACCTCGACTTCGTCCTGCACCCCGGCGGGCTCGCCTCGGAGTGGGCGGCGTCCGCCCGGCCGGGGGAGGAGGTCGCGATCGCGGGGCCGCCCGGCGCCAAGGCGTTCCCGCACAACTACGACCACTACGTGTTCGCCGTCGACGCCACCGCGCTGCCCGCCGCCGCGCGGTGGCTGGAGGAGTCCCCGCCGGACGTGTCCGCCCGGCTGGTGATCGAGACCGCGGACGCCGCCGACCACGCCTACCCGCTCGCGCACCGCGACGGCGTCGAGGTCACCTGGCTCGTCCGGGACGGCGACCGGTCCCCGCTCGCGGACGCCGTGCGGTCGGCCGGCCCGCCCGCCGGGCGGACCTTCCTGTTCGCCGCCGGGGAGTCGGGCGCGATCAGGCCCCTGCGCGCCTGGGTCCGCGAGGCCGGCGCCGCGAACGGGATGGACGCGCTCTTCACCGGCTACTGGAAGCGCGGAGTGGCCGGGCTTGACGAGGACTGA
- a CDS encoding DUF2630 family protein, with protein sequence MAADGAAGEKEILARIGEYVAEEQGLRERYQRGELERAEERRRLEELEIALDQCWDLLRRRRARREAGEDPGGERVRPPDEVEGYLQ encoded by the coding sequence GTGGCCGCTGACGGCGCGGCCGGCGAGAAGGAGATCCTCGCGCGCATCGGCGAGTACGTCGCCGAGGAGCAGGGGCTCCGCGAGCGGTACCAGCGCGGCGAGCTGGAGCGCGCGGAGGAGCGCCGGCGGCTGGAGGAGCTGGAGATCGCGCTGGACCAGTGCTGGGACCTGCTGCGCCGCCGCCGCGCCCGGCGGGAGGCCGGCGAGGACCCCGGCGGCGAGCGGGTACGGCCGCCGGACGAGGTCGAAGGCTACCTGCAGTGA
- a CDS encoding DUF998 domain-containing protein — protein MHGVETGGRAGPGALPRGLVCLLPVAAVSYATFLLAGVLSPEFDLVGGYVSELSAAGRPFRHVYGAGDLLTGVLTVLVALGALRKLARRPLAVAGWASLGLFGLGAVGDAVFPLDCAPSLETWCALRERSGHVSFSHGFHAVTSSVVVVAWTAAILLLALAARRYGWWPALARWGPLLAAAHTVLASATLAAMYAGHWLGIVQRAQITVLCLGLLVIAWALWTDRRPTAHAGTEGSGHAVTGHEGPGGEGPGHEDAGRDVTNVSPTGAGGRR, from the coding sequence GTGCACGGGGTGGAGACGGGCGGACGCGCCGGGCCGGGGGCCCTCCCCCGCGGGCTGGTCTGCCTCCTCCCGGTCGCGGCCGTCTCCTACGCGACGTTCCTGCTCGCGGGCGTGCTCAGCCCCGAGTTCGACCTCGTCGGCGGCTACGTGAGCGAGCTGTCGGCCGCGGGCCGGCCCTTCCGCCACGTCTACGGCGCCGGCGACCTCCTCACCGGCGTCCTGACGGTCCTGGTGGCGCTCGGCGCCCTGCGCAAGCTCGCGCGCCGCCCCCTCGCCGTCGCCGGATGGGCCTCCCTCGGGCTGTTCGGCCTCGGCGCCGTCGGCGACGCCGTCTTCCCGCTGGACTGCGCGCCCAGCCTGGAGACCTGGTGCGCGCTGCGGGAGCGGTCGGGGCATGTCTCGTTCTCCCACGGGTTCCACGCGGTCACCAGCAGCGTCGTGGTCGTGGCCTGGACGGCCGCGATACTGCTCCTGGCCCTGGCCGCACGCCGGTACGGATGGTGGCCCGCCCTCGCCCGCTGGGGCCCGCTCCTCGCGGCGGCCCATACGGTGCTCGCGTCGGCCACGCTGGCGGCCATGTACGCGGGGCACTGGCTCGGCATCGTGCAGCGGGCCCAGATCACCGTCCTCTGCCTGGGTCTCCTCGTCATCGCCTGGGCCCTGTGGACGGACCGCAGGCCCACGGCCCACGCGGGCACGGAGGGTTCGGGGCACGCGGTCACCGGGCACGAGGGCCCGGGCGGCGAGGGGCCGGGTCATGAGGACGCGGGACGTGATGTGACGAACGTCTCGCCGACGGGTGCGGGGGGCCGGCGTTGA
- the deoC gene encoding deoxyribose-phosphate aldolase: MSTETLDGAAGLRAFLHGLPGVDLVGAEERAARLATRSIKTTAKAEAIDLAISMVDLTTLEGADTAGKVRALCAKAAHPDPEDASVPRVAAVCVYSDLVDVAVRALEGTGIGVASVATAFPSGRAPLEAKLADTRAAVAAGAAEIDMVIDRGAFLAGDYAKVFEEIVAVKEACGGAHLKVILETGELATLDNVRRASWLAMRAGADFIKTSTGKVSPAATLPVTLVMLEAVRDYRAATGRQVGVKPAGGIRTTKDAIRYLVLVNETAGPDWLTPEWFRLGASSLLNDLLMQRRKLATGVYSGPDYFTLD, translated from the coding sequence GTGTCAACGGAGACTCTTGACGGCGCCGCCGGGTTGCGCGCCTTTCTGCACGGGCTCCCGGGCGTGGACCTGGTCGGGGCCGAGGAACGGGCCGCGCGGCTGGCGACCCGGTCGATCAAGACGACGGCCAAGGCCGAGGCGATCGACCTTGCGATCTCGATGGTGGACCTGACCACGCTGGAGGGCGCCGACACCGCCGGCAAGGTGCGGGCGCTGTGCGCCAAGGCCGCGCACCCCGACCCCGAGGACGCCTCGGTGCCGCGGGTCGCGGCGGTGTGCGTCTACTCCGACCTGGTGGACGTCGCCGTCCGCGCGCTGGAGGGGACGGGGATCGGGGTCGCCAGCGTGGCGACGGCGTTCCCGTCGGGCCGGGCGCCGCTGGAGGCGAAGCTCGCCGACACCCGGGCGGCCGTCGCCGCGGGCGCGGCGGAGATCGACATGGTGATCGACCGGGGCGCGTTCCTGGCCGGCGACTACGCCAAGGTCTTCGAGGAGATCGTCGCGGTCAAGGAGGCGTGCGGCGGCGCGCACCTGAAGGTGATCCTGGAGACGGGCGAGCTGGCCACGCTCGACAACGTGCGGCGGGCGTCGTGGCTGGCGATGCGCGCCGGCGCGGACTTCATCAAGACCTCGACGGGCAAGGTCTCCCCGGCGGCGACGCTCCCGGTGACGCTCGTGATGCTGGAGGCGGTCCGGGACTACCGGGCGGCCACCGGGCGGCAGGTCGGCGTCAAGCCCGCCGGCGGCATCCGGACCACCAAGGACGCCATCAGGTACCTCGTGCTGGTGAACGAGACCGCCGGGCCGGACTGGCTCACCCCCGAATGGTTCCGGCTGGGGGCGTCCAGCCTCCTCAACGACCTGCTGATGCAGCGCCGCAAGCTCGCCACCGGGGTGTACTCCGGTCCCGACTACTTCACCCTGGACTGA
- a CDS encoding alpha/beta fold hydrolase, translating into MSEIVNVGREQVHVVESGPPDGVPLLLTSGLGGAWFDWAPAVALLRDRYRVTVFDRPGLGLSPAATARPTLRRDTAILAALAERAGPPVIVLAHSMAAFHAEALARLRPGLVRGMVLADPSHERGPRTDVRLAAVLTPLAAAAGAVLGATRLARVAGPLGRRLVLRRTSRAGEAVPDDVVRSVYGRGTVIGTVVAEELAYREAAADLARLRGRRPFPPVPLVVVTALGDVRLPARRREWSDGHARLAAMSPRGDRIVLPDARHMVALDAPGVLADAVDAVLRAEAAAEDGA; encoded by the coding sequence TTGAGCGAGATCGTGAACGTGGGGCGCGAGCAGGTGCACGTGGTCGAGTCCGGGCCGCCGGACGGCGTTCCGCTGCTGCTCACGTCCGGGCTCGGCGGCGCCTGGTTCGACTGGGCCCCGGCCGTCGCCCTGCTGCGGGACCGTTACCGGGTGACCGTGTTCGACCGTCCGGGGCTCGGCCTCAGTCCCGCCGCGACCGCGCGGCCCACGCTGCGGCGCGACACCGCGATCCTGGCGGCGCTGGCGGAACGGGCCGGGCCGCCGGTGATCGTCCTCGCGCACTCGATGGCCGCGTTCCACGCCGAGGCGCTCGCCAGGCTGCGTCCCGGCCTCGTCCGCGGGATGGTCCTCGCCGACCCCAGCCACGAGCGCGGCCCGCGCACCGACGTCCGGCTCGCGGCCGTGCTGACGCCCCTGGCCGCCGCGGCCGGCGCGGTCCTCGGCGCGACCCGGCTCGCGCGGGTCGCCGGGCCGCTCGGACGGCGGCTCGTCCTCCGCCGGACCAGCCGCGCCGGCGAGGCCGTCCCGGACGACGTCGTCCGCTCGGTCTACGGGCGCGGAACCGTCATCGGGACGGTCGTCGCGGAAGAACTCGCCTACCGGGAGGCGGCGGCCGACCTGGCGCGGCTGCGCGGGCGGCGGCCGTTCCCGCCCGTCCCGCTGGTGGTCGTGACGGCGCTGGGCGACGTGCGGCTGCCCGCCCGGCGGCGGGAGTGGTCGGACGGGCACGCGCGGCTCGCCGCGATGAGCCCGCGCGGCGACCGGATCGTCCTGCCGGACGCCCGCCACATGGTCGCGCTCGACGCTCCCGGCGTGCTCGCCGACGCGGTGGACGCGGTGCTCCGCGCGGAGGCCGCGGCGGAGGACGGAGCGTGA
- a CDS encoding aldehyde dehydrogenase family protein gives MSEKAAPARLAVRKTYKLFIGGAFPRSESGRSYVVTDAKGRFVANASRASRKDARDAVAAARKAFPGWSGRTAYNRGQILYRVAEMLEGRRDQFAAELRDAGRGKAQAGAEVDAAVDRWVWYAGWADKIAAVAGSVNPVSGPFFNFSTPEPTGVVAVVAPDSPLLGLVSVVAPAIVSGNTAVVVASEPAPLPAITLAEVLATSDLPAGVINILTGRRAELAPWLADHMDVNAIDLTGAAPEDVPDLESRAAGNLKRVLRPEGGEDWSAEPGTGRMTAFLETKTVWHPMGV, from the coding sequence ATGTCTGAGAAGGCGGCGCCCGCGCGCCTCGCCGTGCGCAAGACCTACAAGCTGTTCATCGGCGGCGCGTTCCCCCGATCCGAGTCCGGCAGGTCGTACGTGGTCACCGATGCGAAGGGCCGTTTCGTCGCCAACGCCTCCCGCGCGTCCCGCAAGGACGCCCGCGACGCGGTCGCCGCGGCCCGCAAGGCGTTCCCCGGCTGGTCCGGCCGCACCGCCTACAACCGCGGCCAGATCCTCTACCGCGTCGCCGAGATGCTGGAGGGGAGGCGCGACCAGTTCGCCGCCGAGCTGCGCGACGCCGGCCGCGGCAAGGCGCAGGCGGGCGCCGAGGTGGACGCCGCCGTCGACCGGTGGGTCTGGTACGCGGGCTGGGCCGACAAGATCGCCGCGGTGGCCGGGTCCGTGAACCCGGTGTCGGGCCCGTTCTTCAACTTCTCCACGCCCGAGCCGACCGGCGTCGTCGCGGTCGTCGCGCCCGACTCGCCGCTGCTCGGGCTGGTGTCGGTCGTGGCGCCGGCGATCGTGTCCGGGAACACCGCGGTCGTCGTCGCGTCCGAACCGGCGCCGCTGCCGGCGATCACGCTGGCCGAGGTGCTCGCGACGTCCGACCTGCCCGCCGGGGTGATCAACATCCTGACCGGGCGCCGGGCGGAGCTCGCGCCCTGGCTCGCCGACCACATGGACGTCAACGCGATCGACCTGACGGGCGCCGCGCCCGAGGACGTCCCGGACCTGGAGTCCCGGGCCGCCGGGAACCTCAAGCGCGTCCTGCGCCCCGAGGGCGGGGAGGACTGGTCGGCCGAGCCCGGAACCGGCCGGATGACCGCGTTCCTGGAGACCAAGACCGTCTGGCATCCGATGGGCGTCTGA
- a CDS encoding helix-turn-helix transcriptional regulator, with protein sequence MPVTRHLRDDPEYCEEYGYGLGAPDGILVLKYRSAGGLAFGDVRDDFLHQLYWSPDGVLAALYGSSTRFAGPGEAFWAMRAVSHDVRAGDRQTVYRIFLREVPPALDGLRAGSATVDDEAARLIETIARRGCDEAFALAARRRILDGLGAPSALTPAASANGGGLALAVARALAHDPADSTRLDEWAERLKVSVKTLQRDFVREFGMPYTRWRTRLRLRAARVLLNTHPVTKVAHRVGYASPSAFITAFTKEYGQTPGDYVANGLARLDGSRT encoded by the coding sequence GTGCCGGTCACGCGACACCTCCGGGACGATCCGGAGTACTGCGAGGAGTACGGGTACGGCCTCGGCGCTCCCGACGGGATCCTCGTGCTCAAGTACCGCTCGGCGGGCGGCCTGGCGTTCGGCGACGTCCGCGACGACTTCCTGCACCAGCTCTACTGGTCGCCGGACGGCGTCCTCGCGGCGCTGTACGGCTCGTCCACCCGGTTCGCCGGGCCCGGGGAGGCGTTCTGGGCGATGCGCGCGGTGAGCCACGACGTGCGCGCCGGGGACCGGCAGACCGTCTACCGGATCTTCCTCCGGGAGGTGCCGCCCGCGCTGGACGGCCTGCGCGCCGGCAGCGCGACGGTCGACGACGAGGCGGCGCGGCTGATCGAGACGATCGCGCGCCGGGGCTGCGACGAGGCGTTCGCGCTCGCGGCCCGGCGCCGGATCCTGGACGGCCTGGGCGCCCCGTCCGCGCTCACGCCCGCGGCGTCCGCGAACGGCGGCGGGCTGGCGCTGGCCGTGGCCCGCGCCCTCGCCCATGATCCCGCCGACTCCACCCGCCTCGACGAGTGGGCCGAGCGGCTGAAGGTGAGCGTGAAGACATTGCAGCGCGACTTCGTCCGCGAGTTCGGCATGCCGTACACGCGGTGGCGGACGCGCCTGCGCCTGCGCGCGGCCCGCGTCCTGCTGAACACCCACCCGGTCACCAAGGTCGCGCACCGGGTCGGCTACGCGAGCCCGTCCGCCTTCATCACGGCGTTCACCAAGGAGTACGGGCAGACCCCGGGCGACTACGTCGCCAACGGCCTCGCCCGCCTGGACGGCTCGCGCACCTGA
- a CDS encoding KamA family radical SAM protein: MTLVNDAAPAARSTGRKFRAFTAKHLDELTARAGLTPEQRLATRAVATVLPFRTNAYVIEELIDWSAAPDDPIYRLVFPQEDMLPPEDVAHLSDLLRREAPKAEIEAAARAVRRKLNPHPAGQMELNIPSFGDGKIPGMQHKYDETVLYFPKQGQTCHAYCTYCFRWAQFVGEADLKMAGDDVTALRDYIAAHPEVTSVLFTGGDAMIMGEPVLRRYVEPLLELEQLESIRIGTKALGYWPQKFVTDPDADDMLRLFEQVVKSGKNLAFMAHFTHPRELEPLVVAEACRRIRDTGAVIRTQAPLIRTINDDAVTWETMWRTQTRMGLIPYYMFVERDTGPQDYFAVPLAEAYTIFRDAYKNVSGLSRTVRGPSMSATPGKVCVDGVVEVAGQKVFALHFIQCRDADLVGKPFFAQYDPNAVWLDELKPAFADRFPWEK; encoded by the coding sequence GTGACACTGGTGAATGACGCGGCGCCCGCGGCGCGATCCACTGGTCGCAAGTTCCGCGCCTTCACGGCGAAGCACCTCGACGAGCTCACCGCTCGCGCGGGACTGACGCCCGAGCAGCGCCTCGCGACCCGGGCGGTGGCCACGGTGCTGCCGTTCCGGACGAACGCGTACGTCATTGAGGAGCTCATCGACTGGTCGGCCGCGCCGGACGACCCGATCTACCGCCTGGTCTTCCCCCAGGAGGACATGCTCCCACCCGAGGACGTCGCGCACCTGTCCGACCTCCTGCGCCGCGAGGCTCCCAAGGCCGAGATCGAGGCCGCCGCGCGCGCCGTGCGAAGGAAGCTGAATCCGCACCCGGCGGGGCAGATGGAGCTCAACATCCCGAGCTTCGGTGACGGCAAGATCCCCGGGATGCAGCACAAGTACGACGAGACCGTGCTGTACTTCCCCAAGCAGGGTCAGACCTGCCACGCGTACTGCACGTACTGCTTCCGCTGGGCCCAGTTCGTCGGCGAGGCCGACCTCAAGATGGCCGGCGACGACGTCACCGCGCTGCGCGACTACATCGCCGCCCACCCGGAGGTGACCAGCGTCCTGTTCACCGGCGGCGACGCCATGATCATGGGCGAGCCGGTGCTGCGCCGCTACGTCGAGCCGCTGCTCGAGCTCGAGCAGCTCGAGTCGATCCGCATCGGCACCAAGGCGCTGGGCTACTGGCCGCAGAAGTTCGTGACCGACCCGGACGCCGACGACATGCTCCGGCTGTTCGAGCAGGTCGTGAAGTCGGGCAAGAACCTGGCCTTCATGGCGCACTTCACGCACCCGCGCGAACTCGAGCCGCTCGTGGTCGCCGAGGCGTGCCGCCGCATCCGCGACACCGGAGCGGTCATCCGCACCCAGGCCCCGCTCATCCGGACGATCAACGACGACGCCGTCACCTGGGAGACCATGTGGCGCACCCAGACCCGGATGGGCCTCATCCCGTACTACATGTTCGTCGAACGGGACACCGGGCCGCAGGACTACTTCGCGGTGCCGCTCGCCGAGGCGTACACCATCTTCAGGGACGCGTACAAGAACGTCTCGGGGCTCTCCCGCACCGTGCGCGGCCCGTCCATGTCGGCCACGCCGGGGAAGGTCTGCGTGGACGGCGTCGTCGAGGTGGCGGGCCAGAAGGTGTTCGCGCTGCACTTCATCCAGTGCCGCGACGCCGACCTGGTGGGCAAGCCTTTCTTCGCCCAGTACGACCCCAACGCGGTCTGGCTGGACGAGCTGAAGCCCGCCTTCGCCGACCGCTTCCCCTGGGAGAAGTAA
- a CDS encoding aldehyde dehydrogenase family protein encodes MASESRVFEYAPAPESRDVVDIRGSYGLFIDGEFVDGHGEPFKSINPADESVLADVARADETDVDRAVKAARRAFDTVWGPMPGRERAKYLYRIARIVQERARELAVLESIDNGKPIRESRDVDVPLVAAHFFYYAGWADKLRYAGFGDDPRPVGVAGQVIPWNFPLLMLAWKIAPALACGNTVVLKPAETTPLTALLFADICRQAELPPGVVNIVTGAGETGRALVAHEGIDKVAFTGSTEVGRQIARVVAGTRKRLTLELGGKAANIVYDDAALDQAVEGIVNGIFFNQGHVCCAGSRLLVQEPVADELLERLKARMATLRVGDPLDKNTDVGAINSAAQLAKIRELSEAGEREGAERWSPPCELPAQGYWFAPTVFTGVAQSHRIAREEIFGPVLSVLTFRTPEEAVTKANNTPYGLSAGIWTEKGSLSLWTAQRLRAGVIWANTFNKFDPASPFGGYKESGFGREGGRHGLEGYLDV; translated from the coding sequence ATGGCTTCCGAGAGCAGGGTCTTCGAGTACGCGCCGGCGCCCGAGTCGCGGGACGTCGTCGACATCCGCGGCTCCTACGGGCTGTTCATCGACGGGGAGTTCGTCGACGGGCACGGCGAGCCGTTCAAGTCGATCAACCCGGCGGACGAGAGCGTGCTGGCCGACGTCGCCCGCGCCGACGAGACCGACGTCGACCGCGCGGTGAAGGCCGCGCGGAGGGCGTTCGACACGGTGTGGGGCCCGATGCCGGGACGCGAGCGCGCCAAGTACCTCTACCGGATCGCGCGGATCGTCCAGGAGCGGGCGCGGGAGCTGGCGGTCCTGGAGTCGATCGACAACGGCAAGCCGATCCGCGAGTCCCGCGACGTGGACGTCCCGCTGGTCGCCGCGCACTTCTTCTACTACGCCGGATGGGCCGACAAGCTCCGGTACGCCGGGTTCGGGGACGACCCGAGGCCGGTCGGCGTGGCGGGCCAGGTGATCCCCTGGAACTTCCCGCTGCTGATGCTGGCCTGGAAGATCGCCCCGGCGCTGGCGTGCGGCAACACCGTCGTCCTCAAGCCGGCCGAGACCACGCCGCTGACCGCGCTGCTGTTCGCCGACATCTGCCGGCAGGCCGAGCTGCCGCCCGGCGTCGTCAACATCGTCACCGGCGCGGGGGAGACGGGCCGCGCCCTGGTCGCGCACGAGGGGATCGACAAGGTCGCCTTCACCGGATCGACGGAGGTGGGACGGCAGATCGCCCGCGTCGTCGCCGGCACGCGGAAGCGGCTCACCCTGGAGCTCGGCGGCAAGGCCGCCAACATCGTGTACGACGACGCCGCCCTCGACCAGGCCGTCGAGGGCATCGTGAACGGGATCTTCTTCAACCAGGGGCACGTGTGCTGCGCCGGGTCGCGGCTGCTCGTCCAGGAGCCGGTCGCCGACGAGCTCCTGGAGCGGCTGAAGGCGCGGATGGCGACGCTGCGCGTCGGGGACCCGCTGGACAAGAACACCGACGTCGGCGCGATCAACTCCGCCGCCCAGCTCGCCAAGATCAGGGAGCTGTCGGAGGCGGGGGAGCGGGAGGGCGCCGAGCGCTGGTCGCCGCCCTGCGAGCTGCCCGCCCAGGGCTACTGGTTCGCGCCCACGGTCTTCACCGGCGTCGCGCAGTCCCACCGGATCGCCCGCGAGGAGATCTTCGGGCCCGTCCTGTCGGTGCTGACGTTCCGGACGCCTGAGGAGGCCGTGACCAAGGCCAACAACACGCCCTACGGGCTGTCCGCGGGCATCTGGACGGAGAAGGGCTCGCTGAGCCTGTGGACGGCGCAGCGGCTCCGCGCCGGCGTGATCTGGGCCAACACGTTCAACAAGTTCGACCCGGCCTCCCCCTTCGGCGGCTACAAGGAATCGGGGTTCGGCCGCGAGGGCGGACGCCACGGACTGGAGGGCTACCTCGATGTCTGA
- a CDS encoding LLM class flavin-dependent oxidoreductase, which translates to MIPSHRRRPLRFGMSLAPDVSAPLIRTAQDADRFGLDLLGVRDEPYRRGTADTPTLMAAVLAVTSRIRVLPAVACLPLRPPATLAKAVATMARLSGGRVELGLGAGRSWEHIEAYGAGRLGAAAARRALEEAVHVIRLYWSDQGGLRFQGDHYRFMAGQSGPAPEHQIGIWLGVTGPQGIDLAGRAADGWIAPSSLVPPKRLADGQRRLDDAAAAAGRDPAEIRRVYVLEGSIDEGGARGFLHGPSQQWVYELTELAVGHGVDTFLFGGDPERLAEFALEIVPAVREQVARERAAVQGDAEASPSPQAGQSSP; encoded by the coding sequence GTGATCCCGTCCCACCGGAGGCGGCCGCTGCGGTTCGGCATGTCGCTGGCGCCGGACGTGTCCGCCCCGCTGATCCGCACCGCGCAGGACGCGGACCGGTTCGGCCTCGACCTCCTCGGCGTCCGCGACGAGCCGTACCGCCGCGGCACGGCGGACACGCCGACGCTGATGGCGGCGGTGCTGGCCGTCACGTCCCGCATCCGGGTCCTGCCCGCGGTGGCGTGCCTGCCGCTGCGCCCGCCCGCGACGCTGGCGAAGGCCGTCGCGACGATGGCCCGGCTCAGCGGCGGCCGCGTCGAGCTGGGCCTCGGCGCGGGGAGGTCGTGGGAGCACATCGAGGCGTACGGGGCCGGGCGGCTCGGCGCCGCCGCGGCCCGCCGCGCCCTTGAGGAGGCCGTGCACGTCATCCGGCTGTACTGGAGCGACCAGGGCGGGCTGCGCTTCCAGGGGGACCACTACCGCTTCATGGCCGGGCAGAGCGGTCCCGCGCCCGAGCACCAGATCGGCATCTGGCTCGGCGTGACCGGGCCGCAGGGCATCGACCTCGCCGGGCGCGCCGCGGACGGCTGGATCGCGCCGTCGTCGCTCGTCCCGCCGAAACGGCTCGCGGACGGGCAGCGCCGCCTCGACGACGCCGCGGCGGCCGCGGGCCGCGACCCCGCCGAGATCCGCCGCGTCTACGTCCTGGAGGGCTCGATCGACGAGGGCGGTGCGCGGGGCTTCCTGCACGGCCCGTCGCAGCAGTGGGTCTACGAGCTGACGGAGCTGGCCGTCGGCCACGGCGTCGACACGTTCCTGTTCGGCGGCGACCCCGAGCGGCTCGCCGAGTTCGCCCTGGAGATCGTCCCGGCCGTCCGCGAGCAGGTCGCGCGCGAACGGGCGGCGGTGCAGGGGGACGCCGAGGCGAGCCCCTCGCCGCAGGCCGGTCAGTCCTCCCCCTGA